A region from the Vicinamibacteria bacterium genome encodes:
- a CDS encoding HepT-like ribonuclease domain-containing protein produces the protein MKDERVYLGHIRDAINDIKAYASGEEAFLADRMRQDAIIRKLEIIGEAVKRLSDETRARRPEIPWKQIAGMRDRLTHD, from the coding sequence GTGAAGGACGAGCGCGTCTACCTGGGGCACATCCGGGACGCCATCAACGACATCAAGGCCTATGCATCTGGCGAGGAGGCGTTCCTTGCCGACCGGATGCGGCAGGATGCGATCATCCGAAAGCTCGAGATCATCGGCGAAGCGGTCAAGCGACTCTCGGACGAAACCAGGGCTCGACGGCCTGAGATTCCGTGGAAGCAGATCGCTGGCATGCGGGACCGCCTGACCCACGACTAA
- a CDS encoding nucleotidyltransferase domain-containing protein, with amino-acid sequence MTIERNRAEILRIAARHGARTVRVFGSVARGEDRPDSDVDLLVDMDDDRSLLDLVGLGQDLQELLQRKVDVLTDESIHPAVRPRIAGEAREL; translated from the coding sequence GTGACCATCGAACGGAATCGCGCCGAGATTCTCCGTATCGCCGCGCGCCACGGCGCGCGGACCGTGCGCGTGTTCGGTTCCGTCGCCCGCGGCGAGGACCGGCCGGACAGCGACGTCGACCTTCTGGTCGACATGGACGACGACCGATCGCTGCTCGATCTCGTCGGTCTCGGCCAGGACTTGCAGGAACTACTCCAGCGGAAGGTCGACGTCCTGACCGACGAGAGCATCCATCCAGCTGTTCGACCGCGGATCGCCGGCGAAGCCCGCGAGCTGTGA
- a CDS encoding redoxin domain-containing protein, giving the protein MNLQIGSIAPDFTAETTEGRIRFHDWIGDSWAVLFSHPKDFTPVCTTELGYMAKLKPEFDRRNTKIIGLSVDPVGNHAKWATDIKDTQGFAPNYPMIGDTDLTVSKLYGMLPVDTEGGCDGRTAV; this is encoded by the coding sequence ATGAACTTGCAGATTGGCAGTATCGCCCCGGATTTCACGGCGGAAACGACAGAGGGACGCATTCGGTTCCACGACTGGATCGGCGATTCCTGGGCCGTCCTCTTCTCCCATCCCAAGGACTTCACGCCGGTGTGCACGACGGAGCTCGGCTACATGGCAAAGCTCAAGCCCGAGTTCGACCGGCGCAACACGAAGATCATCGGCCTGAGCGTCGATCCGGTCGGCAACCACGCAAAGTGGGCCACCGACATCAAGGACACCCAGGGATTCGCCCCAAACTACCCGATGATCGGCGACACCGACCTCACCGTGTCGAAGCTCTACGGCATGCTGCCCGTGGACACCGAAGGGGGGTGCGACGGGCGGACGGCGGTG